In a genomic window of Streptococcus oralis:
- a CDS encoding peptide ABC transporter substrate-binding protein, with protein MKSKKWLLGAGAVLSAALLLTACGQSEKKADAPKTFSYVYAMDPSSLDYSVTSKSSTSDVIANVVDGLLENDKYGNLIPSLAEDWSVSKDGLTYTYKLRKGVKWYTSDGEEYAEVKAKDFVTGLKHAADGKSDGLSLIQDSIKGLAEYVSGESNDFSTVGVKAVDDYTVEYTLNKPESFWNSKVTTATMLPVNEEFLNSKGSDYGAPTPSGILYNGPYFLKSLTSKSVIEYEKNPNYWDKDNVKIDNIKLTFYDGSDQESLIRSFTQGAYTTARLFPTSSNFESTKQEYGDKIVYSPQEATSYYLTVNVNRQSYNKTAKTDEAQKTSTKEALLNKNFRQALNFALDRHSYTAQLNGEEGANKIIRNSLVPHDYVQVGEKTFGELAQAELVSYGDQWKDVALTDGKDTIYSPEKAKAAFAKAKEELQAKGVTFPIHLDIPVEQTDVIAVQQTNSLKQSIESSLGTENVIVDVLQMTDNEKISITSQAKVPSQKDYDLNGTGWGPDYQDPATYLNILDAKKGSALKHLGITRGKDPEVMAQVGLDEYKKLLDDAAAETSDLNKRYEKYAKAQAWVSDSSLLIPVASSGGSPTVSRTVPFTKAYSQVGIKGDPFVFKGLELQNDVVTAKEYEEAFKKWQQEKIETNAKYQKELEKHVK; from the coding sequence ATGAAATCGAAAAAGTGGCTCTTAGGAGCAGGTGCTGTTTTGAGTGCAGCCCTACTGTTAACTGCTTGTGGGCAAAGTGAAAAGAAGGCTGATGCCCCCAAGACATTCTCTTATGTCTACGCTATGGATCCATCTTCTTTGGACTATAGTGTGACGAGCAAGAGCTCAACCTCTGACGTTATAGCAAACGTTGTTGATGGTCTTTTGGAAAATGATAAGTATGGGAACTTAATTCCATCGCTTGCAGAAGACTGGTCTGTTTCAAAGGATGGTTTGACTTACACCTACAAACTTCGTAAGGGTGTAAAATGGTATACTTCTGATGGAGAAGAATACGCTGAAGTTAAAGCTAAAGACTTTGTTACTGGGCTTAAACATGCTGCTGACGGAAAATCAGATGGTCTTTCTTTGATTCAGGATTCTATCAAAGGTTTGGCAGAGTATGTTAGTGGTGAGAGCAATGATTTCTCTACTGTAGGAGTTAAGGCTGTTGATGATTACACGGTAGAATACACGCTCAACAAACCAGAAAGTTTCTGGAATTCTAAGGTTACAACTGCTACCATGCTTCCAGTTAATGAAGAATTCTTGAATTCTAAAGGGAGCGACTACGGTGCACCAACTCCATCGGGTATCCTATATAATGGTCCTTACTTCTTGAAATCATTGACTTCAAAATCAGTCATTGAATATGAAAAGAATCCAAACTACTGGGATAAGGACAATGTCAAGATTGACAATATTAAACTAACTTTCTACGATGGATCAGACCAAGAATCTTTGATTCGTAGCTTTACACAAGGTGCTTATACAACAGCCCGTCTCTTCCCAACAAGCTCAAACTTTGAGTCAACTAAACAAGAGTACGGCGATAAGATTGTCTACAGTCCACAAGAAGCGACTAGCTACTACCTCACTGTTAACGTAAACCGCCAATCTTATAATAAAACAGCTAAAACAGACGAAGCTCAAAAAACATCAACGAAAGAAGCTCTTCTCAACAAGAACTTCCGTCAGGCGCTGAACTTTGCCCTTGATCGTCATTCTTATACTGCTCAGTTGAATGGTGAAGAAGGTGCGAACAAGATTATCCGTAACAGCCTAGTGCCACATGACTACGTTCAAGTGGGTGAAAAAACCTTTGGAGAGTTGGCTCAGGCAGAGCTCGTTTCATATGGAGACCAGTGGAAAGATGTAGCCCTTACAGATGGCAAGGATACGATTTACAGTCCTGAAAAAGCTAAGGCAGCCTTTGCTAAAGCCAAGGAAGAATTGCAAGCCAAGGGGGTTACCTTCCCAATCCATTTGGATATCCCCGTTGAACAAACAGATGTAATCGCGGTTCAACAAACCAACTCACTCAAGCAGTCTATCGAATCATCACTTGGTACTGAAAATGTCATTGTTGATGTCCTTCAAATGACCGATAATGAGAAAATAAGCATTACGTCTCAAGCCAAGGTTCCATCTCAAAAAGACTATGACTTGAACGGAACTGGTTGGGGGCCAGACTATCAAGACCCAGCTACCTACCTCAACATCCTTGATGCCAAGAAGGGTTCTGCCCTTAAACACTTGGGGATCACTCGCGGAAAAGATCCAGAAGTGATGGCTCAAGTTGGACTTGATGAGTACAAAAAGCTCTTGGATGATGCTGCAGCTGAAACCAGCGACCTTAACAAGCGTTATGAAAAATATGCTAAAGCTCAAGCTTGGGTGTCTGATAGCTCACTCTTGATTCCAGTTGCTTCTTCAGGTGGTTCTCCAACGGTTAGCCGTACTGTACCATTCACAAAAGCTTATTCTCAAGTCGGGATCAAGGGAGACCCATTTGTGTTCAAAGGTTTGGAGTTGCAAAATGACGTTGTGACTGCAAAAGAATACGAAGAAGCCTTCAAGAAATGGCAACAAGAAAAAATCGAAACAAATGCCAAATACCAAAAAGAACTTGAAAAACACGTCAAGTAA
- a CDS encoding glycoside hydrolase family 13 protein produces the protein MQEKWWHNAVVYQVYPKSFMDSNGDGIGDLPGITSKLDYLAKLGITAIWLSPVYDSPMDDNGYDIADYQAIAAIFGTMEDMDQLIAEAKKRDIRIIMDLVVNHTSDEHAWFVEACENSDSPERDYYIWRDEPNDLESIFSGSAWEYDEKSGQYYLHFFSKKQPDLNWENEKLRQKIYEMMNFWIDKGIGGFRMDVIDMIGKIPDEKVVNNGPMLHPYLKEMNQATFGDKDLLTVGETWGATPEIAKLYSDPRGQELSMVFQFEHICLQYQEGQPKWHYQKELNVGKLKEIFNKWQTELGVEDGWNSLFWNNHDLPRIVSIWGNDQEYREKSAKAFAILLHLMRGTPYIYQGEEIGMTNYPFETLDQVEDIESLNYAREALEKGVPMEEIMDSVRVIGRDNARTPMQWNESNNAGFSTGQPWLAVNPNYEEINVQEALANPESIFYTYQKLVQIRKENRWLIRADFELLDTADKVFAYIRKDGERRFLVVANLSNEKQNFSVEGRVKSILIENTTAKEAVEKQVLAPWDAFCVELTD, from the coding sequence ATGCAGGAAAAATGGTGGCACAATGCCGTGGTCTATCAAGTTTATCCCAAGAGTTTTATGGACAGCAACGGAGATGGCATTGGCGATTTGCCAGGAATTACTAGTAAGTTAGACTATCTAGCTAAGTTAGGAATCACAGCGATTTGGCTTTCTCCTGTTTATGATAGTCCTATGGATGATAATGGTTATGATATTGCTGATTATCAAGCAATTGCAGCTATTTTTGGAACCATGGAGGATATGGACCAACTCATCGCAGAAGCTAAGAAGCGTGATATTCGAATTATCATGGACTTGGTAGTCAATCATACCTCGGATGAACACGCCTGGTTTGTCGAGGCATGTGAAAATTCTGACAGCCCTGAGCGAGACTACTATATCTGGCGAGATGAGCCCAATGATTTGGAGTCTATCTTTAGTGGGTCTGCTTGGGAATACGATGAAAAGTCGGGTCAATACTATCTCCACTTTTTCAGTAAGAAACAGCCGGATCTCAACTGGGAGAATGAAAAACTTCGCCAGAAAATTTATGAGATGATGAACTTCTGGATTGATAAGGGCATTGGCGGTTTCCGTATGGATGTCATTGACATGATTGGGAAAATTCCTGACGAGAAAGTAGTGAATAATGGTCCTATGCTCCATCCCTATCTCAAGGAAATGAATCAGGCGACCTTTGGGGATAAAGATCTCTTGACGGTGGGAGAAACTTGGGGGGCAACGCCAGAAATTGCCAAGCTTTACTCGGATCCAAGGGGACAAGAATTGTCTATGGTCTTCCAGTTTGAGCATATCTGTCTTCAGTATCAGGAAGGGCAACCTAAGTGGCACTACCAAAAAGAGTTAAATGTAGGGAAGTTAAAAGAAATCTTCAACAAATGGCAGACTGAGTTAGGAGTTGAAGACGGCTGGAATTCCCTCTTCTGGAACAACCATGATCTTCCTCGTATCGTCTCTATCTGGGGAAATGACCAAGAATACCGCGAAAAATCTGCCAAAGCCTTTGCAATCTTGCTTCATCTTATGAGAGGGACACCTTATATCTACCAAGGTGAAGAGATTGGGATGACCAATTATCCGTTTGAGACACTGGATCAAGTAGAAGATATTGAATCCCTCAACTATGCGCGTGAGGCTCTTGAAAAAGGCGTTCCGATGGAAGAAATCATGGATAGTGTCCGTGTCATTGGTCGTGATAATGCCCGTACCCCAATGCAATGGAATGAGAGTAACAACGCTGGCTTCTCAACAGGTCAACCTTGGTTGGCAGTTAATCCAAACTACGAAGAAATCAACGTTCAAGAAGCGCTGGCAAATCCAGAATCTATTTTCTATACCTACCAAAAACTCGTTCAAATTCGTAAGGAGAATCGCTGGTTGATTCGAGCTGACTTTGAATTACTCGATACGGCTGATAAGGTCTTTGCCTATATCCGTAAGGACGGTGAGCGCCGCTTCCTAGTTGTGGCCAACTTGTCCAATGAAAAACAAAACTTTTCAGTAGAAGGAAGAGTTAAGTCAATCTTGATTGAAAACACTACTGCTAAAGAAGCAGTTGAAAAACAGGTCTTGGCACCATGGGATGCTTTCTGTGTGGAACTAACGGATTAA
- a CDS encoding DUF1846 domain-containing protein: MKKQAFSSEQYLNLQRDHILERINQFDGKLYLEFGGKMLEDFHAARVLPGYEPDNKIKLLQELKEQVEVVIAINASNIEHSKARGDLGISYDQEVLRLIDKFNELGIFVGSVVITQYAGQPAADAFRNQLDKNGIDSYLHYPIKGYPTDMDHIISPEGMGKNDYIKTSRNLIVVTAPGPGSGKLATCMSNMYHDQLNGIKSGYAKFETFPVWNLPLHHPVNLAYEAATADLDDVNMIDPFHLQTYGETTVNYNRDIEIFPVLKRMLERILGESPYASPTDMGVNMVGFAITDNESAIEASKQEIIRRYYQTVLDFKAEKVGETAVKKIELLMNDLGITPADRKVAVTARQKAEETGGPALALELPNGEIVTGKNSELFGPTAAALINAIKKSADIAKEVKLIEPEVVKPIQGLKINHLGSRNPRLHSNEILIALAITAMENPDAARAMEELGNLKGSEAHSTIILTDEDKNVLRKLGINVTFDPFYQYDRLYRK; encoded by the coding sequence ATGAAAAAACAAGCTTTTAGTTCTGAACAATATTTAAATCTACAGCGCGACCACATTTTGGAGCGCATCAACCAATTTGACGGCAAGCTCTATTTGGAGTTTGGTGGCAAAATGTTGGAAGATTTCCACGCTGCTCGAGTCCTTCCTGGTTATGAGCCTGACAATAAAATCAAGCTCTTGCAAGAATTGAAAGAGCAAGTTGAGGTTGTGATCGCCATTAACGCAAGCAACATCGAGCATTCTAAAGCGCGTGGTGACCTAGGCATTTCTTATGATCAAGAAGTTCTTCGTTTGATTGACAAATTCAATGAGCTGGGAATTTTTGTTGGTTCGGTTGTCATCACACAATACGCTGGTCAACCAGCTGCAGATGCCTTCCGCAACCAGTTAGATAAAAACGGGATTGATTCCTATCTTCATTATCCAATCAAAGGATACCCGACTGATATGGACCACATCATTTCTCCAGAAGGTATGGGGAAAAACGACTACATCAAAACTAGTCGCAACTTGATTGTTGTAACTGCTCCTGGACCTGGTTCTGGAAAATTGGCCACTTGTATGTCCAATATGTACCATGACCAACTTAATGGCATCAAGTCTGGTTACGCTAAGTTTGAAACATTTCCAGTTTGGAATCTTCCCCTTCATCACCCAGTCAACTTGGCCTACGAGGCTGCAACCGCGGACCTTGATGATGTCAATATGATTGACCCTTTCCATCTCCAAACCTACGGAGAAACCACTGTCAACTACAACCGTGATATTGAAATCTTCCCAGTACTCAAACGTATGTTGGAACGCATTCTCGGTGAATCTCCATACGCTTCACCAACAGACATGGGTGTCAACATGGTTGGCTTCGCTATTACTGATAATGAATCTGCTATCGAAGCTTCTAAACAAGAAATCATCCGTCGCTACTATCAGACCGTTCTTGACTTTAAAGCTGAAAAAGTCGGCGAAACTGCTGTCAAGAAAATTGAACTTCTCATGAACGACCTCGGTATCACACCTGCAGACCGTAAGGTTGCTGTTACTGCACGCCAAAAAGCAGAAGAAACTGGTGGCCCTGCCCTAGCTCTCGAATTGCCAAATGGGGAAATCGTAACTGGTAAAAACTCAGAGCTCTTTGGCCCTACAGCTGCTGCCTTGATCAATGCGATTAAGAAATCAGCTGACATTGCTAAGGAAGTGAAACTAATCGAGCCTGAAGTCGTCAAACCAATTCAAGGTCTTAAAATCAATCATCTCGGTAGTCGCAATCCTCGCCTCCACTCAAATGAAATTTTGATTGCACTTGCAATCACAGCTATGGAAAATCCTGATGCTGCGCGTGCCATGGAAGAACTTGGGAATCTCAAAGGAAGCGAAGCTCATTCAACCATCATCCTGACCGATGAAGACAAGAATGTCCTACGAAAATTGGGTATCAACGTAACCTTTGACCCATTCTACCAATACGATCGCTTGTATCGGAAGTAA
- a CDS encoding S-ribosylhomocysteine lyase, producing the protein MSKEVIVESFELDHTIVKAPYVRLIGEETGPKGDVISNFDIRLVQPNEDSIPTAGLHTIEHLLAKLIRTRIDGMIDCSPFGCRTGFHMIMWGRHTSAEIAAVIKDSLKEIAETTTWEDVPGTTIESCGNYKDHSLFSAKEWAKLILEQGISDDAFERHII; encoded by the coding sequence ATGTCAAAAGAAGTTATTGTTGAAAGTTTTGAACTTGACCACACCATTGTTAAAGCACCTTATGTTCGCTTGATTGGGGAAGAAACAGGGCCAAAAGGAGATGTCATCTCCAACTTTGATATCCGCTTGGTACAACCAAACGAAGACTCAATCCCTACTGCTGGCCTTCACACTATCGAGCACCTCTTGGCCAAACTCATCCGTACCCGCATTGACGGTATGATTGACTGCTCACCATTTGGCTGCCGTACTGGTTTCCATATGATTATGTGGGGACGCCATACTAGCGCCGAGATTGCTGCTGTTATCAAAGATTCGCTCAAGGAAATCGCTGAAACTACTACTTGGGAAGATGTCCCTGGAACAACCATCGAATCTTGCGGAAACTACAAGGACCACAGCCTCTTTTCAGCTAAAGAATGGGCGAAACTCATCCTGGAACAAGGAATCTCAGATGATGCCTTTGAGCGCCATATCATCTAA
- a CDS encoding ATP-dependent Clp protease ATP-binding subunit, which yields MNNNFNNFNNMDDLFNQLMGGMRGYSSENRRYLINGREVTPEEFAQYRATGQLPGNAESDVQMQQQASGMKQDGVLAKLGRNLTAEAREGKLDPVIGRNKEIQETSEILSRRTKNNPVLVGDAGVGKTAVVEGLAQAIVNGDVPAAIKNKEIISIDISGLEAGTQYRGSFEENVQNLVNEVKEAGNIILFFDEIHQILGAGSIGGDSGSKGLADILKPALSRGELTVIGATTQDEYRNTILKNAALARRFNEVKVNAPSAEDTFKILQGIRDLYQQHHNVILPDEVLKAAVDYSVQYIPQRSLPDKAIDLVDVTAAHLAAQHPVTDVHAVEREIEAEKDKQEKAVEAEDFEAALNAKTRIAELEKKVENHTEDMKVTASINDVAESVERMTGIPVSQMGASDIERLKDMAHRLEHKVIGQDKAVEAVARAIRRNRAGFDEGNRPIGSFLFVGPTGVGKTELAKQLALDMFGTKDAIIRLDMSEYSDRTAVSKLIGTTAGYVGYDDNSNTLTERVRRNPYSIILLDEIEKADPQVITLLLQVLDDGRLTDGQGNTVNFKNTVIIATSNAGFGYEANLTEDADKPELMDRLKPFFRPEFLNRFNAVIEFSHLNKEDLSKIVDLMLAEVNQTLAKKDIDLEVSQAAKDFITEEGYDEVMGVRPLRRVVEQQIRDKVTDFHLDHLDAKHLEADMEDGGLVIREKA from the coding sequence ATGAACAACAACTTTAATAACTTTAACAACATGGATGATTTATTTAACCAATTGATGGGTGGTATGCGAGGATATAGTTCTGAAAATCGTCGCTACTTGATTAATGGACGTGAAGTGACACCTGAGGAATTTGCTCAGTATCGTGCAACTGGTCAATTGCCAGGAAATGCAGAATCTGATGTGCAAATGCAACAACAGGCTTCAGGTATGAAACAAGACGGTGTCCTTGCTAAACTAGGTCGTAACTTGACCGCAGAAGCTCGTGAGGGCAAGCTGGATCCTGTTATCGGACGAAACAAGGAAATTCAAGAAACATCTGAAATCCTCTCACGTCGTACGAAAAATAATCCTGTTCTAGTCGGAGATGCAGGTGTTGGTAAGACAGCCGTTGTCGAAGGCCTAGCACAAGCGATTGTGAACGGAGATGTTCCAGCTGCCATCAAGAACAAGGAAATTATTTCTATTGATATCTCAGGTCTTGAGGCTGGTACTCAATACCGTGGCAGCTTTGAAGAAAACGTTCAAAATCTAGTCAATGAAGTGAAAGAAGCAGGGAATATTATCCTCTTCTTTGATGAAATTCACCAAATCCTTGGTGCTGGTTCAATCGGTGGAGACAGTGGTTCTAAAGGTCTTGCAGATATTCTCAAGCCAGCTCTCTCTCGTGGTGAATTGACCGTTATTGGAGCGACAACTCAAGACGAATACCGTAACACCATCTTGAAAAATGCAGCTCTTGCTCGTCGTTTCAACGAAGTGAAGGTCAATGCTCCTTCAGCAGAGGATACCTTTAAAATCCTTCAAGGGATTCGTGATCTCTATCAACAACACCACAATGTCATTTTGCCAGACGAAGTCTTGAAAGCAGCAGTGGATTATTCTGTCCAATACATTCCTCAACGCAGCTTGCCAGATAAGGCTATTGACCTTGTCGATGTAACGGCAGCTCACTTGGCAGCTCAACATCCTGTAACAGATGTGCATGCTGTTGAACGGGAAATTGAGGCAGAAAAAGACAAGCAAGAAAAAGCAGTTGAGGCAGAAGACTTTGAAGCAGCTCTCAATGCTAAAACACGTATTGCAGAATTAGAGAAAAAAGTCGAAAACCACACAGAAGACATGAAAGTGACTGCAAGCATCAACGATGTGGCTGAGTCTGTAGAGCGAATGACAGGTATTCCAGTGTCACAAATGGGAGCGTCAGATATCGAACGTTTGAAAGATATGGCTCATCGCTTGGAACACAAGGTAATCGGCCAAGATAAGGCAGTAGAAGCAGTAGCTCGTGCTATCCGTCGTAACCGTGCAGGATTTGATGAGGGCAATCGCCCAATCGGTAGCTTCCTCTTTGTAGGGCCTACTGGGGTTGGTAAGACGGAACTTGCTAAGCAATTGGCGCTCGATATGTTTGGAACCAAGGATGCGATCATCCGTTTGGATATGTCTGAATACAGTGACCGCACAGCCGTTTCTAAGTTAATTGGTACAACAGCAGGTTATGTAGGTTATGATGACAATAGCAATACCTTGACAGAACGTGTTCGTCGCAATCCTTACTCTATCATTCTCTTGGATGAGATTGAAAAGGCTGATCCTCAAGTAATCACCCTTCTCCTCCAAGTATTGGATGATGGTCGTTTGACTGATGGTCAAGGAAATACAGTGAACTTCAAGAACACGGTCATTATCGCGACATCAAATGCTGGATTTGGTTATGAAGCCAACTTGACTGAAGATGCGGATAAACCAGAATTGATGGATCGTTTGAAACCATTCTTCCGCCCAGAGTTCCTTAACCGCTTTAACGCAGTTATCGAGTTCTCACACTTGAATAAGGAAGACCTTTCTAAGATTGTGGACTTGATGTTGGCGGAAGTCAACCAAACCTTGGCTAAGAAAGACATTGATTTGGAAGTCAGCCAAGCAGCTAAGGACTTTATCACAGAAGAAGGCTATGACGAAGTCATGGGTGTTCGTCCTCTCCGTCGTGTGGTTGAACAACAAATTCGTGATAAGGTAACAGATTTCCACTTGGATCATCTAGATGCCAAACATTTGGAAGCAGATATGGAAGATGGTGGTTTAGTTATTCGTGAAAAAGCCTAA